The DNA window CACGCCGATTGGCAGCAGCCGACCAGCACGGGCCGGATCGGGCTCGCATTCCAGTGTGCGGACCCCGCCGAGGTCGACGCGGTCTACAACGAACTCGTCGAGGCCGGTTACCACGGCGAACTGAAGCCGTGGGATGCCTTCTGGGGCCAGCGCTACGCCTCGATCCAGGACCCGGACGGTAACGGCGTCGATTTGTACGCGCCGCTGCCCGGTTGAGCGACCGCATACCAGTCGCCCTGACGCTATGAGCGGGCCAGCAACTCGCTCAACGGCATGCCTGCCAGTTCACGCACATCGCGCGCGAGATGGGCTTGATCGGCGAACCCGGTGCGAAACGCGGTGTCCGCCAGTGGCACTCCGCTGCGGGCCACCGCGAGCGCCCGCTGCAGCCGCAGGATCCGCGCCAACGTCTTTGGCCCGTACCCGAAGGCCGCGAGCGAGCGCCGATGCAGCACCCGCGCCCCCAGCCCCGCGGCTTCGGCGGTCGCCGCCACCGACCATCCGGCCGACAATGCGTCCACGATCCGCCGCAATACCGGATCCGGCGGGTCGGTGTCGTATGCGCGTCGCATCGCGATCACCTCGAGCGCGGCCAGCGGATCCTCGGCGGCGCCGACTTGTTCCGCGAGCCGACGAACCGTCGCCGATGGCCACAGATCCGCCAACTCGACCCGGGCATCGCGCAATTCGTGCGCGGGCACCCCCAGCAGCGCGGGCGCGCTCCCCGGCGCGAACCGAATCCCCGCCCACCGGGTCTCCGCCCGGCCCTCGGCCATATACGCCCGAGTGTCCGGCCCGGCGACCAGCAACCTGCCGTCGTGCCACAACAGATCCATACAGCCATCCGGCAGCACCGGCAGCGCCTTTTCCCCGGTGGCGTTGGTGTTCGTCCACACAACGGCACCCGGAAGCCGCGACCGCCGCTCCCGATAGCCCGCCGCCACCTGCGCGCCACTCACGAATCCGAGGCTACGCCCGCTGATTCGACGTTCGCCGTTGACGGTTTGCCTCAATCACTGAATCACCCCGAATCAGTGCGGGGTGATACCGCGCGGGATGACCCGGATCACCGGATTATCGCCCGCGGCGATCTTCGACTCCGGATCCTTGCATCCGACGGTGACCTCGGCGCCCGCCGCCGAGGAAAAGGTCCACAGCGTCATCCACTCTTTCCCGTCGATTGTTTCCTGTTTCGTCGCATTGGTCGACCGCAGATCTTCGTTGCGGCCGGTGCTGTCGGTCACCGTGCACCGCAGGCTCGTGGTCGCGTTGCCCCAATCGACGGGTACCTTGATATCCATTACGGCGTCGGCGGGAATGGGCACTTTCTTGGTGTCCCCCAGTGGAATCCGCATCCCGCTACCCGGCTGCTCGTGTTCGGCCGCATCGGGCGTAGCGCTCGTCGAACGCGATTCGGCAGCGGCCGATGTCGATGCGGCGGTAGTGGATTTGTCTTCGGTACACCCTGCTACGGCAACGGCGAGCAACGCCGGAACCGCCATCCAGATCAGTTTCACAGGTCAACCTCTCTTCGCGTCGAACAGAGCGTGACTACAACTTCCAGATGCAGGCAGACTACATGGCACGAAAATCGGCAATTTGTTCGCAAATAAGAGGACTCGGCAGATATCGAAAGTCCCGATAGCGCGATACTTGTCGGCGTCGCTCTCGCTGCTATTCACTTCGAAGGAACTCCATGACGATGTCCGTCGCATTCAGCACCCTCGATGTCCCCACCGCCGACGGCAATGCCGATTCCTACCTGGCCCGACCCGATGACGGCACGGCTCACCCCGGCGTGCTGTTCTATATGGACGCCTACGGCCTGCGGCCCTGGTTGCGCGAAATGATGGAAGCCATCGCGGCCCATGGCTATACCGTGCTGGCACCCAACATTTTCTACCGAACCGGACGCGCGCCGATACTGCCCATGCCCGATTCCGCGGATCCGGCGGCGCACGCGAAATTCTTTGTCGCACTTGGTCCGGCGCGGGCGGCGCTCACACCCGATAAGGCGGTCGTCTACCCGAATACCCGGCACGGCTTCACCATGCGCGATACCCCGGTCTTCGATCAGGCGGCCTACGACCGCCATCTGACCGACCTGCTCGCGCTCCTGCGGCGGGCCTCCCCGAGTACATAGGTCGCGCATAGCCAGTGGCTCCCGCGCACAGGGTGCGACCTCTGCGCCGAAGCCACTGGGGCTGTGGCCGACACCGGGGAACCCACCTCGGGGCAAGATGGTCGGCAGGGCCTAGTGCGAGGAGCACCTATGGAGTTGACCTACGGCGACGTCAAGACCGCGAGCGATCGGATCAGCGGATACGTGCGGCCGGTCGCGCTGGCACCAGGGGACGCGGTCCCGACGACCGGATCCGGCCCCTGCGAGCTGTGGCTGGCGCTGGAATTCATGCAGCACACCGGTTCGTTCAAAGCCCGTGGCGCGCGCAACTTCATCCAGGCACACCGAGATGATGGCACCCTGTCGGACGCGGGTGTGACCATCGCCTCCGGCGGGAACGCGGGACTCGCGTGCGCATGGGCGGCGCGCGGACAGGGCGTGCGGGCGACGGTGTTCCTGCCGACCACCGCACCGACGGTGAAGGTCGAGCGGCTGCGCGGCTACGGCGCGGACGTGCGCCTGGTCGGCACGGAGTATGCCGAGGCGCTTGCCGCCTGCCGCGAATATGCCCACAGCAGCGGCGCTCTGCTCTCCCACGCCTACGACAACCCCTGCATAGCGTCTGGTGCGGGCACGTTGATGATGGAGATCCACCGCCAGCTCCCCCGGCTGGATACCGTCGTCGTCGCGGTCGGCGGCGGCGGTCTGTTCGCCGGAATCGCCACCGCCGCACACCACTACGGCGTCCGGACGATCGCGGTCGAACCGGAGAACTGCCGGGCGCTGCACGCCGCGATCCAAGCAGGCACGATCGTCGACGCACCGGTCGACTCGGTCGCCGCCGATTCCCTCGGCGCCCGCCGCGCAACCGAGCTGGCGCTGTATGCGGCCCAGAACTACGACGTCACCTCGGTTCTCGTCCCCGACGAGGACATCATCGCGACCCGCCAGGCGTTGTGGCACGACCGCCGCTTGGCCGTCGAACACGCTGCCGCAACCGCTCTCGCCGCCCTGACCACCAGCACCTATCGCCCCGAACCCGGCGAACGGGTCTGCGTCGTGCTGTGTGGCGCCAACACCGACCCTTCGGACCTGGCGCGCTAGGTCCGGGACGAGGGGCCGGGCGAACTATGCTCGATATCGACTCGGATGGAGGCAACTCATGTCGGTCCAATCCCTTATGGTCCCGGTCGGTACGCCCGCCCCGGACTTCGCCCTGCCCGATCTCGACGGTCGCACGCACGCCCGCGCCGACTACCTGGGCGGGCCCGGACTGTTGGTCATCTTCGCCTGTAACCACTGCCCATACGTGCGGCACATCGAAGCCGAGCTCGGCCAGGTGCTCGCCAGCGTGGCAATGCCGACCGTGGCGATCTGCACCAACGATGCCGACGCCTACCCGGACGACGCGCCCGATCGGCTGCGCGCCCAAGCCGACCGGGCCGGATGGAAGTTCCCCTATCTGATCGACGCGACACAGGAGGTGGGCCGGGCGTTCCACGCCGCGTGCACGCCCGACTTCTTCCTCTACGACGCCGACCTCGCACTCGCCTACCGTGGCGCGTTCGACGAATCCACGCCGGGCAACGGTAAGCCGGTGACCGGCAACGACTTACGCGCCGCGATCGAGTCCGTACTCGCTGGAGCGCCTGTGCCCGAACCGCATAGGCCGAGCATGGGCTGCTCCATCAAATGGCGTGCGCGCGGCTAGGTTCCGATCACCGCGTTCATGATGGTGCCCGCGCTGGTCGCGACCACGCCGCCGATCATGGCCCCCGCCACCATCTTCGGGGACTGCAGGCCGCCGCCGGACCATTTCTCCCACGCGAACCGGCCGCCCGCGTAGGTGATGGCGGTGACGCCCGCCAGCAGAATGAACCAGGTGAAATAGCGCACCAGCTGCAGGATTTTGTCCGCGACGGGCGGCGCCTCCGGTGTCGGGTTACCGATCTGGGCCAGGACTGCTCCGTAGGTGTCATGTGCCGCGGCGAGAATCATGCTCACAGTCGTACCCCTCTTCTGATATCGGCGACGCCGTGCGAGCGTCTAGCCAGATGATAGCCCGTCAGCGCGGGACAGACTGTGCACCAATCGGATTCAACTACAGACCGGTCATCTGGATTCTACGACGCGCATGCGGTCTCGCCGCAGGATGTGCAGCGCCACCACCAGACCCGATACGGTGAGGACCGCGGCGATCAGGTAGATCGAACGCAGTCCCGGTCCATCTCACTCAGCGGGGCCCAACAGAAAACCCTGCGCGACCTGCTGCAGGCGATGGTCACACCTCTTGTTTAAACATACGATCGGCCGTATTGTTTAAATATGACCACGGCAACGCTCCCGACCACCGAGGAAACCGATCCCTTCTGCCTGCCGCCACTGGACGCGGCCGCGCTGCTCTTCGACGCGCCGTGGCGGCGGTTCGCGGTGATCGGAGATAGTCTCTCGGCCGGAACCGGCGACCCGAGTCCCGGCTACGCCAGCATCGGCTGGGCCGATCGGGTCGCGGATACCCTGCGCCGGGTCCACCCCGACCTGGCCTACCTCAACACCGCGCGAGATGGGGCGACCACCGCACAGGCGCTGCGAGACCAAGCGGATCGGCTCACCGCATTCGCACCCGACCTACTCCACCTGCCGAGCGGCGCGAACGATATCGTGCGGCGCACACCGGATTTCGCCGAGATCGAGGCGACGCTGCGGGATATGTACCGCTTCGCGGCCGGGACCGGCGCCCAGCTGTTGACCTTCACCCTGGGCAAAGCCTATGTCGTGCCAGTCTTTCCGGACTGGGGCTCGCGGGTACGGGCAGTCAACGACATCACCCGCCGCCTGGCCGCCGAATACGGCGCACTCGTCGTCGATATGTGGGCGCATCCGATCAACGACCGGGAGAACCTGCTGAGCGCGGACCGCATCCACTTCTCCGCCTCGGGGCAAGCGGTGCTGGCCGCCGAAGTCGTCAAATGCCTTGCGCACCAACTCGGTGAGCGCGTGCCCAAATGAGGGAAGCATCGCGCAGCGATTCGATGAGGGGTGGTGGCCGGGTGGCGGGTGGGCCCGAGGACAAGCGGCTGCTGCGCGGTGCGCGCAGTCGGCAGCTGGTGCTGCGTCAGGCCGTCGACACTGCCTCGCTCGACGGTCTCGACGGGCTGAGCTTCGGCAAACTTGCCGCCGACACCGGCCTCAGCAAGGCAGGCGTGCAGACGTTGTTCAAGACGAAGGAGACGCTGCAACTGGCGGCGCTCGACTTCGCCCGCGAGATGTTCATCGACGCCGTCATCCGCCCCGCACGCACGCGACCCCATGGGGTGCAACGCCTGCGCGCCCTGATCGACTACTGGATCAGCTACGCCGAAACCCCGCTGTTCGCGGGCGGCTGCTACCGCGTCGCCAATATGGCGGACTTCGACAGCCGCCCCGGCCCGGTCCGCGATGCCCTGGTCCGCGACCAGCACGACTGGACCGCCACCATCGCCCACGAACTGCGTCATGCGGTCGACGCGGGCGAAATCGCCGACCTGGATACCGATCTCGCGGCCTTCCAACTCGACGCGGTCCTCTGCGCCGCCAACACGGCCCTGCGCCTCGGCGACACCGAGGCGGCCGACAAGGTCCGCCGAGTTGTCGAATCCTTCCTTACGCCACCGGCATAACCGCGGTCAGGGGCGGTCGGGGGTTTGTTGAAGTTCGATGGTGGTGCGGTCGCCGGTGAGGATGAGGGTGCCATTGGCGGTGGTCCAGGCGGGGGCCCGGAGTAGGAATTCGGTGAGCCAGGCGTCCTGGTCGATGAGTGCCGGGGCGAAAGACAGGACAGTCGAGAAGGGGGATCGCGTTTTCAGCACACCGCTGTCGGTGTCCACCTCGAACATCACCGTATTGCCGCCCGCGTGGGCGGACAGGCGGTGCGTCTCGTCGACGAACCACAGGGTGATCCGGGTGCCGCGGACCAGGAATCGCGGCCTGCCGTTCTCGGTCACGGACGAAGAAACATAGCAATGGCCCCAGAGCTCGGCATCGGACCCACCCGTCGCCCGGCCGCCACCCCTTATCGAATCGCTTCGCGATGCTGTACGCCCACCCGTCACCCGACCGCCACCCCTTATCGAATCGCTTCGCGATGCTGTACTCATTGGTGGATCAGACCTAACTCATGGCGTTCGACGGCTCACTCATCCTGGTTCCCTTCCGGCCGCTCAGAAATGACCCGGTCCACTGAGCGAACCGATCCGCGAAGATTCTTCTCGATTTCACGCGCGGCGCGCGCGACCAGACCGGGCAGGTTCGGCGGAAACTGTTGCGACAGCGACAT is part of the Nocardia sp. NBC_00565 genome and encodes:
- a CDS encoding TetR/AcrR family transcriptional regulator — its product is MREASRSDSMRGGGRVAGGPEDKRLLRGARSRQLVLRQAVDTASLDGLDGLSFGKLAADTGLSKAGVQTLFKTKETLQLAALDFAREMFIDAVIRPARTRPHGVQRLRALIDYWISYAETPLFAGGCYRVANMADFDSRPGPVRDALVRDQHDWTATIAHELRHAVDAGEIADLDTDLAAFQLDAVLCAANTALRLGDTEAADKVRRVVESFLTPPA
- a CDS encoding VOC family protein; this translates as MTPQLNVIGIVVTDMAASLAFYRRLGLKFPEGAQSEGHNEAALSGGMRVTLDTEAVIKSFHADWQQPTSTGRIGLAFQCADPAEVDAVYNELVEAGYHGELKPWDAFWGQRYASIQDPDGNGVDLYAPLPG
- a CDS encoding SGNH/GDSL hydrolase family protein — its product is MTTATLPTTEETDPFCLPPLDAAALLFDAPWRRFAVIGDSLSAGTGDPSPGYASIGWADRVADTLRRVHPDLAYLNTARDGATTAQALRDQADRLTAFAPDLLHLPSGANDIVRRTPDFAEIEATLRDMYRFAAGTGAQLLTFTLGKAYVVPVFPDWGSRVRAVNDITRRLAAEYGALVVDMWAHPINDRENLLSADRIHFSASGQAVLAAEVVKCLAHQLGERVPK
- a CDS encoding META domain-containing protein is translated as MTENGRPRFLVRGTRITLWFVDETHRLSAHAGGNTVMFEVDTDSGVLKTRSPFSTVLSFAPALIDQDAWLTEFLLRAPAWTTANGTLILTGDRTTIELQQTPDRP
- a CDS encoding dienelactone hydrolase family protein; protein product: MTMSVAFSTLDVPTADGNADSYLARPDDGTAHPGVLFYMDAYGLRPWLREMMEAIAAHGYTVLAPNIFYRTGRAPILPMPDSADPAAHAKFFVALGPARAALTPDKAVVYPNTRHGFTMRDTPVFDQAAYDRHLTDLLALLRRASPST
- a CDS encoding threonine/serine dehydratase, with protein sequence MELTYGDVKTASDRISGYVRPVALAPGDAVPTTGSGPCELWLALEFMQHTGSFKARGARNFIQAHRDDGTLSDAGVTIASGGNAGLACAWAARGQGVRATVFLPTTAPTVKVERLRGYGADVRLVGTEYAEALAACREYAHSSGALLSHAYDNPCIASGAGTLMMEIHRQLPRLDTVVVAVGGGGLFAGIATAAHHYGVRTIAVEPENCRALHAAIQAGTIVDAPVDSVAADSLGARRATELALYAAQNYDVTSVLVPDEDIIATRQALWHDRRLAVEHAAATALAALTTSTYRPEPGERVCVVLCGANTDPSDLAR
- a CDS encoding helix-turn-helix transcriptional regulator, which translates into the protein MSGAQVAAGYRERRSRLPGAVVWTNTNATGEKALPVLPDGCMDLLWHDGRLLVAGPDTRAYMAEGRAETRWAGIRFAPGSAPALLGVPAHELRDARVELADLWPSATVRRLAEQVGAAEDPLAALEVIAMRRAYDTDPPDPVLRRIVDALSAGWSVAATAEAAGLGARVLHRRSLAAFGYGPKTLARILRLQRALAVARSGVPLADTAFRTGFADQAHLARDVRELAGMPLSELLARS
- a CDS encoding thioredoxin family protein, whose protein sequence is MSVQSLMVPVGTPAPDFALPDLDGRTHARADYLGGPGLLVIFACNHCPYVRHIEAELGQVLASVAMPTVAICTNDADAYPDDAPDRLRAQADRAGWKFPYLIDATQEVGRAFHAACTPDFFLYDADLALAYRGAFDESTPGNGKPVTGNDLRAAIESVLAGAPVPEPHRPSMGCSIKWRARG